The DNA segment GGGGGTGCCGTCGTTGCCGGTGAGCCGGACGCGCAGCAGCCCGTCCGGGTAGTCGCCGGACTCCAGGAGCCCGCGGGCGAGTTCGGCGGCCAGCGCGGTGCGGCCGGAGCCGGGGCGTCCGGCGATCAGGAGGACCCGTGCGCGGGCGCTGCGGCGGCCGGCCATGGTGTCGAGTCCGGCGCGCTCGATGTCGGCGCGCAGTTGTTTCAACTCCCGTTCGCGGCCGAAGAATCGGGCCGATTCACGGACGGCAGGCTCCTCGGTCCCCGCTGCCTCGGCCGGGCCGCTGGTGTCCACCGCCTGATCCGTCACGGGCCACGCTCCACTTCGCCGCACGCCTCGCCCGCCGGGACTCCGGTCAGGGCATTTCGAAGCGTAGTTCAGGCGGATGGACGGACGAGGTGGAGCGCGTCCCGGACATCCCCCGATCGGATCAGCATTTTTTACGATCGGGGGCCGGTGGTCGGCGGCCGGGGACCGCCGGCCGGTGGTCGGCGGCCGGGAATCGTGGGCCGGTGGTCGGCGGCCGGGCTGTCAGGCCTCGAAGGGGCGGGCCGGCCAGGGCGCCTCGGCGGGCCGCAACGAGTCGACGCCGTCGCCCGCGAGGACGGCGGCGAGCGCGAGCACGCCCACCACCAGGCAGCTGTTGTGCAGTTCCCCGGCGAGCACCTTGCGCACGAGGTCCTGGAGCGGCACCCGGTCCAGCTCCATGTCGGCCTCCTCCTCGGAGACCTCGAAGCGCTCGCCCTCCGCGTCGGAGACATCGCGGGCGAGGAAGATGCGGACGGCCTCGTCGGAGCCGCCGGGCGAGGTGTACAGGTCGGTCAGCACCCGCCAGTCCTCCGCCTTGACGTACGCCTCCTCGTACAGCTCACGCTGCGCGGCGTGCAGCGGGTTCTCGCCGGGCACGTCGAGCAGGCCGGCCGGGATCTCCCACAGCTTGTGGCGGACCGGGTGGCGGTACTGGCGCAGGACGAGCACCCGGCCCTCGCCGTCGAGCG comes from the Streptomyces sp. NBC_00525 genome and includes:
- a CDS encoding NUDIX hydrolase: MGIQDTPEEWRVTASATPFRGKKTSVRSDDVEMPDGTVAHRDYQVHPGSVAVLALDGEGRVLVLRQYRHPVRHKLWEIPAGLLDVPGENPLHAAQRELYEEAYVKAEDWRVLTDLYTSPGGSDEAVRIFLARDVSDAEGERFEVSEEEADMELDRVPLQDLVRKVLAGELHNSCLVVGVLALAAVLAGDGVDSLRPAEAPWPARPFEA